Proteins encoded in a region of the Prunus persica cultivar Lovell chromosome G4, Prunus_persica_NCBIv2, whole genome shotgun sequence genome:
- the LOC18781515 gene encoding uncharacterized protein LOC18781515, which yields MEYERIHKVQTGIISPSKLRMKLMGPHHHRKKDGSNSNSSRTSPSKLDDSEFFKNSLLDPMNGDEEVASSSLEVLSTNLSSEPALDLRESDQTSCQMKESLPRENGDAVRVRLQQCTKGDSGSSSAIHPMRAMEDENLDYDSNASSSSFEFHKGEKSVHKHISRALSRTMPSKWNDAEKWIMNKQIVQANFPRKSALQNQTIRLPVTNMVRVAPESANYDYKLNGRVADTKRVDFCQPASHIGFDKFSFVPSVPQSSSGQACGNALIDASSQSKDLMEVGHRNFPCSKSTVENNTGTAAIRSVSMRDMGTEMTPIPSQEPSRTATPEGATTPLRSPTSSIPSTPRSGAPAPTPTTDGEAQPRVENNKKQLSEEELKLKTRREIVELGVQLGKMNIAAWASKDEQEKKSAAEKIDMAEVEQVEFEKRAAAWEEVEKSRHTARYKRDEIKIQAWECQQKAKLEAEMRRIEAQIEQMRSQAQSKMVKKMALARQRSEEKRAAAEAKKNQNAEKTAAQAEYIRQTGRMPSSHYICCGWLS from the exons ATGGAGTACGAGAGGATACACAAAGTTCAG acTGGTATTATTTCCCCTAGTAAGCTGAGGATGAAGCTCATGGGGCCTCACCATCATAGAAAGAAGGATGGATCAAACAGTAACTCCTCAAGAACTTCTCCTTCCAAGCTTGATGATTCCGAGTTTTTCAAAAACAGCTTGTTAGACCCCATGAATGGAGACGAGGAAG TTGCATCTTCCAGTTTAGAAGTTCTGTCTACAAATTTGTCTAGTGAACCGGCATTGGACCTGAGAGAAAGTGATCAAACTTCTTGCCAAATGAAGGAGTCATTGCCACGAGAAAATGGTGATGCCGTTCGTGTTAGATTGCAACAATGTACAAAGGGTGACAGTGGTAGTTCAAGTGCAATTCATCCCATGAGAGCAATGGAAGATGAAAATCTTGACTATGATAGTAATGCTAGTTCATCcagttttgaatttcataaAGGGGAGAAGTCAGTACATAAGCACATTTCAAGAGCACTCTCAAGAACTATGCCGTCTAAGTGGAATGATGCTGAGAAATGGATAATGAATAAGCAAATTGTACAAGCTAATTTTCCTAGAAAGAGTGCtttacaaaaccaaacaattcGGCTGCCGGTGACAAATATGGTGAGGGTGGCTCCGGAGTCTGCTAATTATGATTATAAGCTAAATGGAAGAGTAGCAGACACAAAGCGGGTCGATTTCTGTCAGCCTGCATCACATATTGGATTCGATAAATTCTCTTTTGTTCCTTCTGTACCTCAATCGAGTTCAGGTCAAGCTTGTGGGAATGCTTTGATTGATGCGTCCTCACAAAGTAAAGATTTAATGGAAGTGGGCCACAGGAATTTTCCCTGTTCGAAGAGTACTGTCGAAAATAACACAG GCACTGCTGCCATAAGATCAGTCTCAATGAGAGATATGGGAACAGAAATGACACCTATCCCAAGTCAAGAGCCTTCAAGGACTGCTACTCCTGAAGGGGCAACAACCCCACTCCGCAGCCCAACTTCTTCAATCCCGTCAACTCCTCGAAGTGGTGCACCAGCTCCCACACCTACCACTGATGGGGAAGCACAGCCACGAGttgaaaacaacaagaaacaaTTGTCAGAAGAAGAATTAAAGCTCAAGACAAGGAGGGAGATTGTAGAACTAGGTGTTCAGCTTGGTAAGATGAACATTGCTGCTTGGGCAAGTAAAGATGAGCAGGAGAAAAAATCTGCTGCTGAAAAAATTGATATGGCGGAAGTTGAGCAGGTTGAATTTGAAAAACGTGCAGCTGCATGGGAGGAAGTTGAGAAATCTAGACATACTGCAAG ATATAAGCGTGatgaaatcaaaatccaaGCATGGGAATGTCAGCAGAAGGCAAAACTAGAAGCAGAGATGCGGAGAATAGAG GCTcaaattgaacaaatgagaTCACAAGCTCAATCCAAGAtggtaaagaagatggcgTTAGCTAGGCAAAGATCCGAAGAGAAACGAGCAGCAGCTGAAgccaagaaaaatcaaaacgcAGAAAAAACCGCTGCTCAAGCAGAATACATCCGCCAGACTGGACGAATGCCATCATCTCATTACATTTGTTGTGGTTGGTTGTCATAA